The sequence GCCGACGCGATTCCCCGAGCGATAGCGGCGTTAGACCGCCCCGGCGTCCGCCAGCGGGTCGAACGCGAGTTCGACGCGATAGTCGTCGCGGAGTTCGAGGAGTGTACCGCGATAGACCGGGCGTATCTAGCGTCGCTCGCTCGGAATGCCGACCTCCACTGCGTCGCCGAGTCGCAGGCCAGCGTCGAGCGCGTGAAGAAAGAACCCGGCGGCGTCGAACGACTCGCCGACGGACTCACCGTCGTCCGCCACGACGACGCCGCGGCCGACCGCTCGGCGGCGGCGTCGCGGCCCGAAAGCGCGGGAGAAGCCGACTCGGCGTCCGAAAGCGCCGAAACAGCCGCCTCGGAGACCGTCGGCCGAGCGTTCGGGCAGTTTCTGGCGACCGGCGACTGGGACGGCGACGCGACGGCGCGACTGATAGAGGCGGCCACGTTAGACCAGCAGGTCGAGGAGGTCGCCAACGAAATCGAGTACCTCCGCCGGGAACACGGCTGGGAGTACGGCGACTTCGCGGTCCTGCTCCGGACGGTCGGCGACCCCATGCCCCGCGTCCGTCGGATTCTACGTCACTCCGGGGTTCCGACCGCGGCCGCGGGGGTCGGCGGACTCGAACAGGACCTCGCGGTCCGCGAACTCCACGCGCTCGCCCGATACCACAGCGACGACGAGCGCCGCGCGCTCGACCTCCTGCGCGCCCGCGTCCCGGACGTGGACGCCGAACTCGTCGAGGAGTGCGTCGACCCGCGCTCGGTGGCCCAGAGCCTCAAACGCTGGATAGTCACGACCGACCTCAAGGGTCGAATCGCGGCCGAAAGCGCGGACATCGACGCCCGCGAGCAGTTCCAGAACGTCTCGCGTCTCGTCTCTATCGCCGAATTCGTAGACGAACAGGATTTCTTCGAAGTCAATTGGTCAGAATTTGTCGGTATGCTCAGACGTGCCATCACCTACGACGCGCCCTACGCCCACACCGCCGAGGTCGATGTCGCGGAAGGCGGCGTCACCGTCGGCGACACCGCGCTGGTGAAAAACGACTCCCGGAAGGCCGTCTTCCTCCTCAACGTCGTGGACTCGGAGTACCCCGGCGACGAGACGCTTTCGCCGCTGTTTCCGACGACGTGGATAACTCAGATGGATGGCTACCCGGCAGTAACACAACCGACCGAGGAGCAAGTCATCGACACCTACGCGACGGTCACCGACGTTGCTGGAAACGAGTTCGAGCGGTACCACGACGAACGCGCCCGCCGTCAGCTCGCCATCGGTGCCCGCGCCGCCGACGAGCGACTCTACTTCTGTACCTACGAACAGTCTCGCGGGTCGGTCGGGAAGCCCCGACACCGGTCGCGCTACCTCCACGCCGTCGCCGAGCATCCGGACCTGACCCTCGAAGAAGTCGAAGGGCCGGGCATCGACCGGGACATCCACACCCTCGGGAGCGCCTCGACGGAGATTCTGGCCCAACCGTGGAGCGAACTCGAACGAGTGCAGGCCGAGGCGAGTACCGGCGGCGAGGTCCAACTCGAATCCGCCGAGGAGCGCCTCGCCGCCATCCAGAAGGTGATAGCCGAAAGCGAAACTGTGGACCCGCGGTTCGAGCGGGCGGTGAAGACCCAGTTCGACTTCGCTCGCGGCGCGGTTCGTCCCGACGAGAACCCCGGCGCGACCGGAGGTGGTGAGTGATGAGCGACGACGCGACTGCCGACGACGTGGTTACGGCGGCCGAAATCGCCACCCATCTCGAATGCCCCCGGAAGTACGAGTTCGACCACGAGCGTCCACTATCGCCGCCGAAGACGAACCGCAATCGCCGTGAGGAGCATCGCCGGAAACTGTTGCGGGACTCGATTATCGCGGGTCTCCGCCTCGATACCGAGTCTCCCGACGAGCGCGCCGAGACTGCCCGTGAGCGGTTTGCGGAGCTATCGGGGTCGTCCCACTCGTCGGTCCTCGTGGCCGAACAGGCCCGGTACGACCGGGAGGCCGTCGGGGCCGCAATCGACGCCTACTTCCACGGCGACGGACAGGAACACGGCGAGCGATTAGTCGCGGCCGACGTGACGCTCGGCTACGAACGTGGTGGCATCCGGTACGAAACCACTGTCGATGCCGTGACAAAAACCGACCGCGGCCATCTTGCAATCGAGTACCGACCGACGATGCAGGGTATCCTACACGTCAGTTGGAACAAGGACGACAACGTTCAAGATTTTATAGAGGAAAAGAAGTTCTATCCCCAACAAATCGGGAGCTTCGTCCGGGCCGCAATCGCCATCTGCGGACTGACAGCAGAGTACGACCTGACTCGGAAGCACGATTTCGCCTGCATCTCGCTCCTCGAAAACAGTCGCCCCGCCTACGAGACCGGAGACGAGATTCACGTCAATCCCGAATCACGACGTTTCCGAAGCGCGTATCAAGACGAGCGGGATGACCTCGATAAACTGGTCGCCGACCGGGCCGCGGCGCTCCTCGGCGACGAGACCGACCCGCGGGACTGGCAGTTCGAGGAGATAACCGACCGGTCGTGTTCGTACTGCGCTTACCAGAACGCCTGCCCGGATGTCCTCGAATCTGAACTCTCGTTCACTGACCGCCACCGCGCCGCCGACGAATCGCCCGGCCAAACGCTATCCCACGAATCCTCCTCGGAGGAGTCACAATGACCGACAACAGCAGTTTCGACCCGAAAGGAAACCAACCCGCCGTCATAAACGCCACCGGGAGCGAACACAAAGTAGAGGCCGTCGCCGGGTCCGGCAAGACGACTACGATGGTCGAGCGACTGCGAAAGGAGATTCAGACTCGGGGGACGCCGCCGAGTCGGTTGCTGGTCCTCACGTTCGCTAACGAGGCCTCTCACGCGATTCAGGACAAACTCCGGGACATCCTCGGCCCGCACGACGCGTTCGAGGTGGACGTGTACACCTACCACTCCTTTGGCTACCAGTTGCTTCAGGAATACGCCTATCACGTCGGCGTCTCGCCCGAGTTCGACCTGATTACGAAGGAGGAGCGCCCGAACCTCATCGAAGCGGTCTACGACGAGGTTGATTTCTCGTTCGTTTCTCCCGACCCGCCGTTAGCCGGTGGTTTAGACGAACGAAACACCGGAATTTCGGACCTGAAGACGTTCATCGAGCGAATGCGTCGGGAAGCGGTCGAACCCGAGGACATCCGAAACTATCTCCCAGTCGACGATGATTTGCGGGAAATTCTCAAGTTGGTCGAAGACCTGCAAGAGATGGCTTTCGACTTAGTGGATGTGGATGCGAACGACATCATGTGGGACGACGACGAGATTGCCGAGAAGTGCGACCAGTTGGCTCGGGTGTACGGAGCGAAGGCCAACCAGTTCGACGGACCGGACCGCGTTCACACGACCGTTGCGGCCCATCTTCGGGCGATGCGGGATACGGCCGAGAACGTCGCGGACCACCTTCGCTCGGGTCGGGACTTCGATTGGCAGGAGTTCCGCATCCCCGAGGCGCTGTTCGCCGACGAGCGAAACATGTTCGATTCGGTCGCCCAGACTCCGATGGGTCGGCTTCACGAGTTCGTCCACATGCTCCGACGGTCTCGGGCCTTCGTGGACGCTTACGACGCCTACATCGACGCTTTGGACGACCGAGGAGCTTTCGACTACGACGAACTCATCCACGAGACCGTCTCGCTTCTCAAAGACGAGACAGTCCGCGAGGACATCCTCGGCCAGTGGGATGCGGTGTACTGCGACGAATTTCAGGACACCGACGAATCCCAACTCCAACTGGTTCGGGAGTTGCGCGACGAACTCGACATCATGGTGGTCGGCGACAGCGACCAAGCGATTCACGAGTGGCGCGGCCAAGACCCCGAGAACATGTCGAATCTGCCGAACTCCTTCGAGGAGCAGGGTCTCGACCTCAACTTCCGGTCGCGCCAGCCGATTTTGGACCTGACGAACAACATCGGCCGGGAGAAGCAGGCTATCACGTCGGATAGAGAGCCAGCGCCGCCGAACGTCTTCGCAGTCGATAGCGAGGCCGAACAGACCGAAGAGCAGGTCAGCACGACGATTTCGAGCCTCCTCACCGGGCGATTCGACGACGTGACCGACCGGGACCTCTCGGACATCGCGGTGCTGGTCCGGCGAAACAAACAGGCCCGTGATGTCGCCGAGCAACTCGACGCCGACAGTATTCCCTACACCTTGTCGGACGATACGTCGAACGACCTGAGTCAGGGATTGCGGACCGTCCTGTCGTACCTCCGAATCTTGGTGTCGCCGGGCGACGACGTGAGTTGGCAACGCGTGCTGTTGCACCTCTATCGAGTCCCGAAAACCGACGTTGACACGCTCGCTCGGGCCGGAGAGACGATTCCCGAGGGGTACGCCGCCACCACCGACGACGAACTGGACGCCCCCGATGCAGTCGCGGAGGCCATCGCGGACTACGAGACGCTGGACGAGATTTCGGCGACCCACTCGGTTTCGGAACTCTACTTGCACCTCAAACGAGAGACGCACGTCGAGTGGTTCCTGCGCGACGTAGACCGTGAGGCCCTCCACAACATCGAACGACTGATTTCGTCGTTCGACGATAGCCCGGTCCAGTCGCGTCTCACCGACGAGTTCCTCACCCATCTGGAACGTCGCGCTCACCTGCTGTCGGGAAGCGACGACACGGCCACCAGCACGGGACCCCAGTCCGACGACGCCGTCGATATTATGACAATTCATCAGGCCAAGGGGTTGGACTTCGACACGGTGCTGTTGCCCTTCCTCACCGAGGAGGACTTCGGTCATCTCGTACTCAACGACTATCAGGAGAAACTCCACAACTACGACCTGCTGGTGGACGACATCGAGGGCGAACTGGACGACCCGCTCCGGGGCGACCACAGCGAGAGCCAAATCGCCGAGGAGTGGCGCGTCCTCCACGTCGCCATCACGCGCGCCAAGGACCACCTCTTTCTGTTCGGTAACTCGGTCTCCGAGGAGGACCCGACCGCGGCGACGATAGACGACCTCCTCGCTGGCGAGGGGAGCGACGCGCCGATACGCTGGTCGTCGGAAGGCCCGCGGATGAGAGTCTGGGAGACGCTGATGGACAGCTACGACGCCGTCGCGGCCGAGACCCCCGAGGCGGTCCGGGACTACACCGAGGTCGTCAACAGGGGCGTGGACGAGGACCCCGGCAAGATCACCTACTACGAGCGGGAGCTATCCACGGAGGATGCCCTCGAAACGACGCTCCAGTTCGCCGACGAGGTGGTCGCCGGGACGCTGGCCGACGGCGAGACCGACACCGCCCAGTTCTCCGACGCGCCGCTCGGGCAGGAACTCGACATCGGACTGTCGCGCCAGCACAGCCACACCGCACTCGAAGCGGTCCGAACCTGCGAGCGCAAGCACCTCCTCGACCACGTGGTGGGGGCGTTCCCCGACCCGGTGTCCGGGACCGACTCGGAGTCGGCTGGTCACCGCCAGCGAGACGTGGGAACGCTGTTCCACGACGTGGCCGAACTCGCCTACTGGCGGGATTACGACGGCATCGACGAGTGGAAGTCCGCCTGCCGACGACTCGCTCGGAGCGAAGACCTGCCCCGCGCGCTCGACCCGGCGCTCGATTGCATCGACCGCTACTTCGAGACCCGAGCGTCCGGATGGGAGGCCATCGGTGCAGAGGTCCCCGTCGAACTGACGGGGGTCCCCGACGTGGACGGTGCGATAACCGGCTACGTCGACTCGATTCGGGAGTACCCCGACGGCGGCCTCGCGGTCGTGGACTACAAGACGAGTCACGACCGGAAGACGCTGGCCGAGAGTCACCAACTCGAACTCTACGTCCGCGCCTGCGACCGATTCGAGGACGAAGTGACCCACGCCGGGTACGTCTACGTCGGCGAGGCTGGTCCCGAGACCCAACTGTTCACGGCCGACGAGTTGGCCGAGACGTGGGAGACGCTCCGCGAGGACCTGCGGGCCGCGGACGGGTCGTCGTTCGAGAGCTACACGCCGGGAGCCCACTGCGAGTACTGTCCGCATCGGTCGCTCGGTTGCTCGGCCGACGAGTTCGCCTACGACGGCGAGTTCCTCGTGGACTGAGCGCGGTCGGTCCGTGGACCTCGGCGTCTGACACCCGTCATACGCCGAAACACAGGGTTTACCACGGATGAACGTAAGGAAAAGCACAATGAGTCTCAGGTGTTCGCTCCTCGGCCACAGCTTCGGGGAGGCAGAGATAGAACGGGAACGCGAGGAGCAGGGAAGCGAGGTCGTGGTCACGGTCCGGGAGTTCGAGGAGTGCGAGCGGTGCGGCGAGCGCAAGACCATCACCGAGAACAAGGAGGTCACCGCGATTCAGTCGCCCGCCCCCGACCTCGAAACGGCCGAGTCCGACGCCGGGATGGCCTCCCAGTCCGGGGAGTCCAGCGAGTCCGGTGG is a genomic window of Halorussus salinus containing:
- a CDS encoding PD-(D/E)XK nuclease family protein; the protein is MSLQPSQPDGTLHVLPFGGGSLAARVRAVYDEALDAADGPHDVLVLKRLPNGVAEFTTGLRDAADLSVRPNVKSLPRHAATVLDEAAPDKRLLSYEERIEFLARVLDGYNWSSYFEEASQHDSFGRDVGQLLLDAAWQGGFDLPDGEGGEYDEYLRELADVNDAFHEKLAQRGLIEQADAIPRAIAALDRPGVRQRVEREFDAIVVAEFEECTAIDRAYLASLARNADLHCVAESQASVERVKKEPGGVERLADGLTVVRHDDAAADRSAAASRPESAGEADSASESAETAASETVGRAFGQFLATGDWDGDATARLIEAATLDQQVEEVANEIEYLRREHGWEYGDFAVLLRTVGDPMPRVRRILRHSGVPTAAAGVGGLEQDLAVRELHALARYHSDDERRALDLLRARVPDVDAELVEECVDPRSVAQSLKRWIVTTDLKGRIAAESADIDAREQFQNVSRLVSIAEFVDEQDFFEVNWSEFVGMLRRAITYDAPYAHTAEVDVAEGGVTVGDTALVKNDSRKAVFLLNVVDSEYPGDETLSPLFPTTWITQMDGYPAVTQPTEEQVIDTYATVTDVAGNEFERYHDERARRQLAIGARAADERLYFCTYEQSRGSVGKPRHRSRYLHAVAEHPDLTLEEVEGPGIDRDIHTLGSASTEILAQPWSELERVQAEASTGGEVQLESAEERLAAIQKVIAESETVDPRFERAVKTQFDFARGAVRPDENPGATGGGE
- a CDS encoding PD-(D/E)XK nuclease family protein, with protein sequence MSDDATADDVVTAAEIATHLECPRKYEFDHERPLSPPKTNRNRREEHRRKLLRDSIIAGLRLDTESPDERAETARERFAELSGSSHSSVLVAEQARYDREAVGAAIDAYFHGDGQEHGERLVAADVTLGYERGGIRYETTVDAVTKTDRGHLAIEYRPTMQGILHVSWNKDDNVQDFIEEKKFYPQQIGSFVRAAIAICGLTAEYDLTRKHDFACISLLENSRPAYETGDEIHVNPESRRFRSAYQDERDDLDKLVADRAAALLGDETDPRDWQFEEITDRSCSYCAYQNACPDVLESELSFTDRHRAADESPGQTLSHESSSEESQ
- a CDS encoding ATP-dependent helicase; translated protein: MTDNSSFDPKGNQPAVINATGSEHKVEAVAGSGKTTTMVERLRKEIQTRGTPPSRLLVLTFANEASHAIQDKLRDILGPHDAFEVDVYTYHSFGYQLLQEYAYHVGVSPEFDLITKEERPNLIEAVYDEVDFSFVSPDPPLAGGLDERNTGISDLKTFIERMRREAVEPEDIRNYLPVDDDLREILKLVEDLQEMAFDLVDVDANDIMWDDDEIAEKCDQLARVYGAKANQFDGPDRVHTTVAAHLRAMRDTAENVADHLRSGRDFDWQEFRIPEALFADERNMFDSVAQTPMGRLHEFVHMLRRSRAFVDAYDAYIDALDDRGAFDYDELIHETVSLLKDETVREDILGQWDAVYCDEFQDTDESQLQLVRELRDELDIMVVGDSDQAIHEWRGQDPENMSNLPNSFEEQGLDLNFRSRQPILDLTNNIGREKQAITSDREPAPPNVFAVDSEAEQTEEQVSTTISSLLTGRFDDVTDRDLSDIAVLVRRNKQARDVAEQLDADSIPYTLSDDTSNDLSQGLRTVLSYLRILVSPGDDVSWQRVLLHLYRVPKTDVDTLARAGETIPEGYAATTDDELDAPDAVAEAIADYETLDEISATHSVSELYLHLKRETHVEWFLRDVDREALHNIERLISSFDDSPVQSRLTDEFLTHLERRAHLLSGSDDTATSTGPQSDDAVDIMTIHQAKGLDFDTVLLPFLTEEDFGHLVLNDYQEKLHNYDLLVDDIEGELDDPLRGDHSESQIAEEWRVLHVAITRAKDHLFLFGNSVSEEDPTAATIDDLLAGEGSDAPIRWSSEGPRMRVWETLMDSYDAVAAETPEAVRDYTEVVNRGVDEDPGKITYYERELSTEDALETTLQFADEVVAGTLADGETDTAQFSDAPLGQELDIGLSRQHSHTALEAVRTCERKHLLDHVVGAFPDPVSGTDSESAGHRQRDVGTLFHDVAELAYWRDYDGIDEWKSACRRLARSEDLPRALDPALDCIDRYFETRASGWEAIGAEVPVELTGVPDVDGAITGYVDSIREYPDGGLAVVDYKTSHDRKTLAESHQLELYVRACDRFEDEVTHAGYVYVGEAGPETQLFTADELAETWETLREDLRAADGSSFESYTPGAHCEYCPHRSLGCSADEFAYDGEFLVD